From one Thermatribacter velox genomic stretch:
- a CDS encoding ABC transporter permease: MDTLSWIESVLVRSLLYGTPLVIATLGEIYAERSGVLNLGVEGMMILGAFAAFVTTYLSANPWFGIVVGMLVGGGASLIHAFLSVTLRANQVVSGLALTMFGLGLTGVLGRHFEGKTLQDSLARVHIPYLNRIPLLGKILFEGQSVIVHLAIALSVILWFLLSHTRWGNLVRSVGENPAAADVMGVNVWKVRYICVFIGGVMAGLAGAYLSIVYRPSWAYGMTAGMGWLAVALTIFAFWNPLYGMIGGYLFGALYHLSFRLQPWVAAELLNSLPYLFPIIALLLFSRLALHKKIGAPASLGKPYKRGES, encoded by the coding sequence TTGGACACGCTCTCCTGGATAGAAAGTGTTTTGGTACGCTCATTGCTTTACGGAACGCCCCTGGTTATCGCTACTCTGGGTGAAATCTATGCAGAGCGCTCCGGTGTCCTCAACCTTGGAGTGGAAGGAATGATGATTCTGGGTGCATTTGCAGCTTTTGTAACCACCTACTTATCCGCCAATCCCTGGTTCGGTATAGTGGTGGGAATGCTTGTGGGTGGTGGTGCCTCACTAATACATGCTTTTTTGAGCGTTACCTTGAGGGCAAATCAGGTAGTCTCGGGGCTGGCTTTAACTATGTTTGGACTTGGGTTAACCGGTGTTTTAGGAAGACATTTCGAAGGAAAAACTCTACAAGACAGTCTGGCCAGGGTGCATATTCCCTACCTGAACAGGATTCCTCTGCTTGGGAAAATACTGTTTGAAGGGCAAAGTGTTATCGTTCACCTTGCCATAGCACTATCAGTCATCCTTTGGTTTCTGCTTTCCCATACCAGATGGGGCAACTTGGTAAGGTCTGTCGGCGAAAATCCTGCTGCGGCGGACGTGATGGGAGTCAATGTGTGGAAAGTACGTTACATTTGCGTCTTCATAGGAGGCGTTATGGCGGGCCTCGCTGGTGCTTATCTATCCATCGTATACAGACCTTCCTGGGCATACGGAATGACTGCTGGTATGGGATGGTTGGCAGTAGCTCTAACTATTTTTGCTTTCTGGAATCCACTTTATGGCATGATTGGAGGATATCTGTTCGGAGCTCTGTACCACCTATCGTTCAGACTTCAGCCCTGGGTAGCAGCTGAACTTCTGAACTCCTTGCCGTATCTCTTCCCAATCATTGCCCTCCTTTTGTTTTCCAGATTAGCCTTGCATAAAAAAATTGGCGCTCCCGCTTCGCTTGGCAAGCCTTACAAGCGGGGCGAGTCATAA
- a CDS encoding BMP family ABC transporter substrate-binding protein, whose translation MYSKKLVSLCLVLILGFAILGVASAQEKIKAAFIYVGPIGDYGWSYAHEQARQIVDEAYPWLETIYVENVPEGEVEGVIDRVINQEKVDVVVTTSFGFMDGTLNAALRYPDRIFFHCSGFKRAPNMATYMADFHQIYYLNGIMAGALTKSNKIGYVATFPIPELKRHINAFTLGARRVNPDAKVFVRWLQSAWYDPTGAKEAAESLIAEGVDVLAFTEDSPTVVQVAQEHGLPSFGHYSPMLNFAKESVVSGQLVHWEAIYFDFFAKIYAGYYNNKNLENVDYWWLLREKAVELGADFGVPVNPVFEERLKNFVVNDPMYGEVNALELVELLEKAMSDPEYVFSPFNGPIYDRKGNLRVREGERLSLEELLTIEWAVEGVEGSWPGEPE comes from the coding sequence TTGTACAGTAAAAAGCTTGTTTCTTTGTGTTTAGTTCTGATATTGGGTTTCGCCATTCTTGGCGTAGCATCAGCCCAGGAAAAAATCAAAGCTGCTTTCATCTATGTAGGACCCATTGGTGATTACGGGTGGAGTTACGCTCACGAACAGGCGCGTCAAATTGTCGACGAAGCATACCCCTGGTTAGAAACAATTTATGTTGAAAATGTACCCGAAGGTGAAGTAGAAGGGGTAATCGACCGAGTTATCAACCAAGAAAAGGTTGATGTAGTGGTTACCACCAGCTTTGGGTTCATGGACGGAACACTCAATGCAGCTTTAAGGTACCCGGATAGAATATTCTTCCATTGCTCAGGTTTCAAGCGAGCACCTAACATGGCTACCTATATGGCTGATTTTCATCAGATTTATTACTTGAATGGAATTATGGCTGGAGCACTTACCAAATCCAACAAAATCGGGTATGTAGCCACTTTCCCCATACCAGAACTTAAGCGCCACATCAATGCTTTTACCCTGGGCGCAAGACGGGTTAACCCTGATGCAAAAGTTTTTGTGCGCTGGCTTCAGAGCGCCTGGTATGATCCAACTGGTGCCAAGGAAGCTGCCGAATCTCTTATTGCCGAAGGCGTGGACGTCTTAGCTTTTACCGAAGATTCTCCTACCGTAGTGCAGGTAGCCCAGGAACATGGCCTACCAAGTTTCGGGCATTATTCCCCTATGTTGAACTTCGCAAAAGAGTCGGTGGTTTCCGGACAGTTGGTCCATTGGGAAGCCATATATTTTGACTTCTTTGCCAAAATCTACGCCGGATATTACAACAATAAAAATCTGGAAAATGTCGACTACTGGTGGCTACTCAGAGAAAAAGCAGTAGAACTGGGAGCTGATTTCGGAGTACCTGTGAATCCAGTTTTTGAGGAAAGGCTTAAAAACTTTGTAGTAAACGACCCCATGTATGGAGAAGTAAATGCCTTAGAGCTGGTTGAGCTTCTTGAGAAAGCTATGTCTGATCCTGAATATGTCTTCAGTCCTTTCAACGGCCCCATTTATGATCGCAAAGGTAATCTCCGGGTAAGAGAAGGAGAAAGATTGTCCCTGGAAGAACTTCTTACCATCGAGTGGGCAGTAGAAGGCGTAGAAGGGTCCTGGCCTGGAGAACCTGAATAA
- a CDS encoding extracellular solute-binding protein: protein MLSITALLVVGISSLAWAEGKTIKVLAMTGPWVSGPVKVHGEEWGKMTGNRVEVIEVAFADLFPKMQQAAATRSKAFDILLAGNIWMADLVGWGYVISLDDYLKDPEVQYEEDVPDGIKLKNMFGGKTYGLICDNDNMYLFYRKDILNNPDYREQFKEKYGYYYNVPPQTLDELIDVAEFFNGWDWDNDGEVEYGFVRSTKRGAQTYFYSLPWVAPYAVVPRDKAPAQGILYFTPDMKPLVNSPGWIKGIEKFVEMGQRGCGPGLDWVRGDVINEMILGHAAMAIDWGDIGPNSHDKQSLVKGKIGYALPPGSNEYWDWQTQQWVKTEEVNYAPVHCFNGWSFFITSTTDYPDLCWDFIKYMISPEISAKDVANPFSGYQPWRKSHVTNLEPWVEAGWTEEEAREYIANTLAVTEHPNAVIDMRIPGSAEYMDVYELYLTTVLSGENTAEEAMNMCAEEWEAITDRLGREEQIKFYKQHLGLE from the coding sequence GTGTTAAGTATTACGGCTTTGTTGGTTGTTGGAATCAGCAGCCTTGCCTGGGCCGAGGGAAAAACTATAAAAGTTCTGGCCATGACAGGCCCCTGGGTAAGTGGTCCAGTGAAAGTGCATGGAGAAGAATGGGGCAAAATGACGGGAAATCGAGTAGAAGTAATAGAAGTTGCTTTTGCTGATTTATTTCCCAAAATGCAACAAGCTGCGGCTACAAGAAGCAAGGCTTTCGATATACTACTTGCAGGTAATATCTGGATGGCTGATTTAGTAGGATGGGGATATGTGATTTCTCTGGATGATTATCTTAAAGATCCAGAAGTGCAATATGAAGAAGATGTGCCTGACGGAATCAAGCTCAAAAACATGTTTGGTGGTAAAACTTACGGGCTGATTTGTGATAACGACAATATGTATCTCTTTTACAGAAAAGACATCTTAAACAATCCTGACTATCGCGAACAATTCAAGGAAAAATATGGTTACTACTACAATGTCCCCCCTCAAACCCTTGATGAACTTATTGATGTGGCCGAATTCTTCAACGGATGGGACTGGGACAATGACGGAGAAGTAGAATACGGGTTTGTAAGAAGCACCAAAAGAGGAGCCCAAACCTACTTTTATTCCTTACCCTGGGTAGCTCCCTATGCAGTAGTGCCACGAGATAAAGCACCAGCACAGGGTATTCTTTATTTCACCCCTGATATGAAGCCTTTAGTTAACAGCCCAGGATGGATTAAAGGTATCGAAAAGTTTGTAGAAATGGGTCAGCGGGGTTGCGGACCTGGTCTGGACTGGGTAAGAGGAGACGTGATCAATGAAATGATCCTGGGTCATGCAGCCATGGCAATCGACTGGGGTGACATAGGGCCTAATTCTCACGACAAGCAGTCGCTGGTAAAAGGCAAGATTGGTTATGCTTTGCCTCCCGGTAGTAACGAATACTGGGATTGGCAAACTCAGCAATGGGTGAAAACCGAAGAAGTCAATTATGCACCAGTGCATTGCTTCAATGGTTGGTCTTTCTTTATAACTTCCACCACCGACTACCCAGACCTTTGCTGGGATTTCATTAAATACATGATCAGTCCAGAAATAAGTGCCAAGGACGTAGCTAATCCTTTCAGTGGCTACCAACCCTGGAGAAAGTCGCACGTAACCAACCTCGAACCTTGGGTAGAAGCAGGATGGACGGAAGAAGAAGCCCGCGAGTATATCGCGAATACTCTTGCTGTTACTGAACACCCCAATGCAGTAATCGACATGCGTATTCCTGGTTCTGCAGAATATATGGACGTATATGAGTTGTACTTAACTACTGTACTTTCTGGAGAAAATACGGCAGAAGAAGCTATGAACATGTGTGCTGAAGAATGGGAAGCAATTACAGACCGCTTAGGAAGAGAAGAGCAAATCAAGTTCTACAAGCAGCATCTCGGATTAGAATAA
- a CDS encoding carbohydrate ABC transporter permease, with protein sequence MKYTLILPIVIFVLALAIFPLIFSIYMSLSKWNPATQHLKFIAFKNFIDMFNDPRFIHAFKLSFAYVGTVICIELVLGIIIANLLQREIAGKNFLRVAYMLPMLLSPVAISYAWKMILDYKRGPLNYFLGWLGIAPIEWLGKGDTAFWSLVMVDVWQWTPFMIFTILAAFESIPEELLEAAVVDGASHARVFFEITLPTALPIIITVILLRTIDAFKVFDTVYILTGGGPGTATETLNFYIYLKGFRAFNLGYGTAMSWFQLIIIIIMFTYFMKFMRKTGAMR encoded by the coding sequence ATGAAATATACTTTAATACTTCCCATAGTAATTTTTGTGCTTGCATTAGCCATCTTTCCCTTGATATTCTCCATTTACATGTCCCTAAGCAAATGGAACCCCGCTACCCAGCACCTCAAGTTTATTGCTTTTAAGAATTTTATTGATATGTTTAATGACCCTCGCTTTATCCATGCTTTCAAGTTATCTTTTGCCTATGTTGGTACAGTTATCTGTATTGAGTTGGTACTCGGTATCATAATTGCCAACTTGCTACAGAGAGAAATTGCTGGTAAAAACTTTCTCCGAGTAGCCTATATGCTTCCCATGCTTCTTTCTCCAGTAGCAATTTCTTACGCCTGGAAGATGATCCTTGATTATAAAAGGGGACCATTAAATTATTTTTTAGGCTGGTTGGGGATAGCCCCTATAGAATGGTTGGGGAAGGGGGATACAGCTTTTTGGTCTCTGGTCATGGTAGACGTATGGCAATGGACTCCCTTTATGATATTCACAATACTGGCAGCGTTTGAATCTATCCCTGAAGAACTGTTAGAAGCTGCAGTAGTTGATGGTGCCTCTCATGCCCGAGTTTTTTTTGAAATCACTCTCCCTACGGCTTTGCCCATTATAATTACTGTCATCCTTTTGAGAACCATTGATGCTTTCAAAGTTTTTGACACTGTATACATACTCACTGGAGGAGGACCGGGAACAGCAACAGAAACTCTCAATTTTTATATCTACTTGAAGGGTTTTAGAGCTTTCAACCTGGGTTACGGCACAGCCATGTCCTGGTTTCAGCTGATAATAATCATCATAATGTTCACTTATTTTATGAAGTTTATGAGAAAAACAGGAGCGATGCGATAA
- a CDS encoding carbohydrate ABC transporter permease: MFPPVALAMPFFILFNVLQLLDNVLSLIIVYSVMNLPIVTWIVKEFFSDLPKELEEAALVDGCSRWKALFTILMPLAIPGIAVSFLFSFIFSWNEFLIALTLTFENAKTLPLQMAGLTTLRGPQYWDIAASSLVIMIPPLLVTIFANRYIIRGLTFGAVKQ; the protein is encoded by the coding sequence ATGTTCCCTCCTGTAGCTTTAGCTATGCCTTTCTTCATACTTTTTAATGTATTGCAATTGCTTGACAATGTACTGAGTTTAATAATTGTATACAGTGTCATGAACCTACCTATAGTAACCTGGATTGTAAAAGAATTCTTTTCTGATTTACCCAAAGAACTCGAAGAAGCCGCCCTGGTTGATGGCTGTTCACGCTGGAAAGCACTTTTTACTATCCTAATGCCTCTTGCCATACCAGGTATAGCAGTTTCTTTCTTGTTTTCCTTTATTTTTTCGTGGAATGAATTCTTAATTGCATTAACCCTGACTTTCGAAAATGCCAAAACCTTACCACTTCAGATGGCCGGCTTAACAACTCTGAGGGGGCCACAATACTGGGATATAGCAGCCAGTTCTCTGGTCATCATGATTCCCCCCTTACTTGTTACCATATTTGCCAACCGCTATATCATCAGAGGGCTAACCTTTGGAGCCGTCAAACAGTAG
- a CDS encoding uroporphyrinogen decarboxylase family protein translates to MSKAEQKIKRVLTALRDHEEPDRVPLTDFYWSGFLSNWKKAFNLPEETDIYEYYDLDVKVISPNMDPKVESCVILEKTPDYVVFKSGFGCTVKKMFDAPMPMFLDFSVKSAEELLNFTFDDPRDDRRYFEKRCDIINCGDSFGTLPSFAEDIERNKDKFCLFGSICEPYETMWRIRGTEGLLLDLAMHPEKIKAFAQKVTDFMLGIAEREIELAPLTGMVIWGDVAYDKGMFFSPKLWREIFFPCVKRLCDFIHSKGLITIYHGCGRSLEIFEDLIEAGVDVYNPLEAKAGMDPVMLKKRYGDRISFFGGIDTRLLGEGNWEEVEKEVLYKLQAAKGGGYMPASDHSVASNVDPVIYDKLIGLLKDKGRYPLSV, encoded by the coding sequence ATGTCAAAAGCCGAGCAAAAAATAAAGAGAGTGCTCACCGCCTTGCGAGACCATGAAGAACCAGATAGAGTACCATTAACTGACTTTTACTGGAGCGGTTTTCTTTCCAACTGGAAAAAAGCATTTAACTTACCCGAAGAAACTGATATTTATGAATATTACGACCTCGATGTAAAAGTGATTTCGCCCAACATGGACCCAAAAGTCGAAAGTTGTGTAATTCTCGAAAAAACACCAGATTATGTAGTTTTCAAAAGCGGGTTTGGTTGCACTGTAAAGAAAATGTTTGATGCTCCCATGCCCATGTTCCTGGACTTTTCGGTAAAAAGCGCTGAAGAATTACTGAATTTTACCTTTGATGATCCTCGCGACGATAGAAGATACTTTGAAAAACGCTGCGATATTATAAACTGTGGCGACAGTTTTGGTACGCTTCCCAGTTTTGCGGAGGACATTGAGCGCAACAAAGACAAGTTCTGCCTTTTCGGCTCCATCTGCGAACCTTATGAGACCATGTGGAGAATTAGGGGAACTGAAGGATTATTGTTAGACCTTGCTATGCATCCGGAAAAAATAAAGGCCTTTGCCCAAAAAGTAACCGATTTTATGCTGGGTATTGCCGAACGGGAAATTGAATTGGCTCCCCTTACGGGAATGGTAATTTGGGGCGATGTTGCTTACGATAAGGGTATGTTTTTCTCTCCTAAGCTATGGAGGGAAATATTTTTCCCCTGCGTCAAGCGCCTCTGTGACTTTATACACAGTAAGGGCCTTATCACTATATACCATGGATGTGGCAGGAGCCTCGAAATATTTGAAGATTTAATTGAAGCTGGAGTAGATGTGTACAACCCACTTGAAGCGAAGGCTGGCATGGACCCAGTCATGCTAAAAAAGCGGTATGGAGATCGCATTTCATTTTTTGGAGGTATAGACACCCGTCTTCTTGGAGAAGGCAATTGGGAAGAAGTAGAAAAAGAGGTTCTGTACAAACTTCAGGCGGCAAAAGGTGGCGGGTATATGCCTGCCTCGGACCACTCAGTAGCCAGCAACGTAGATCCTGTAATTTATGATAAACTGATCGGGTTACTAAAAGATAAAGGACGTTATCCTTTATCGGTATGA
- a CDS encoding LacI family DNA-binding transcriptional regulator, with amino-acid sequence MTNIYDIAKKAGVSPATVSRVLNNKPGLKESTRQKVLQIAKELNYSPNYLARSLKKQRTDTIALIVSDITNPFFTTLARGVEDKASQNGFNVIFCNTDEDIKKEKAYLELMLQRRVDGILIASCSDGKTFSLFRKKNVPLVLVDRRVNKPNLDCVTGDNEEGAYQLTKHLIDTHNIKKIAILSGPLTLSTSRERIQGYQKALYESSIKIPENYTVIGTYKEDFGYQATMEFLKKKGPKIEGIFAGNNFIAIGVIKAARELGIRIPEDLALVTFDDFEFASSLFPFLTAAKQPAYTMGSLACEFLLQRIKGEKIKERREVVLKPEILIRRSCGCQR; translated from the coding sequence ATGACCAACATATATGATATAGCGAAGAAGGCTGGCGTTTCGCCGGCCACAGTATCAAGAGTTCTCAATAATAAACCGGGGCTGAAAGAGTCAACTCGTCAGAAAGTACTCCAGATAGCCAAGGAACTCAACTACTCACCCAATTACCTTGCTCGAAGCCTCAAAAAACAAAGAACTGACACCATTGCCCTTATTGTTTCAGACATTACTAACCCTTTCTTTACAACGCTTGCTCGAGGGGTTGAAGATAAGGCTTCTCAAAACGGATTCAACGTGATTTTCTGCAACACTGACGAGGATATCAAAAAAGAGAAAGCGTATCTGGAATTGATGCTCCAAAGAAGGGTGGATGGAATTCTCATTGCAAGCTGCAGTGATGGAAAAACATTTTCGCTCTTCCGCAAAAAAAACGTCCCCCTGGTACTCGTGGACCGTAGGGTAAACAAACCAAATCTGGATTGTGTAACTGGAGATAACGAAGAAGGCGCGTACCAGCTCACCAAACATTTAATTGATACTCATAACATTAAAAAAATAGCTATTCTTTCCGGACCACTCACTCTTTCCACCAGTAGAGAACGCATACAGGGATATCAAAAGGCCCTCTACGAATCCAGCATAAAAATTCCCGAGAATTACACGGTTATCGGTACCTACAAGGAAGATTTCGGGTACCAAGCAACTATGGAGTTTCTCAAAAAGAAAGGTCCAAAAATTGAAGGTATCTTTGCAGGCAATAACTTTATAGCAATTGGGGTTATTAAAGCTGCACGAGAGCTGGGTATTCGGATACCCGAAGATTTAGCCCTGGTAACCTTCGATGATTTTGAGTTTGCGTCTTCTCTGTTTCCCTTCCTAACCGCTGCTAAACAGCCAGCCTATACCATGGGTAGCCTGGCCTGCGAATTTCTCCTGCAACGTATAAAAGGGGAAAAAATCAAAGAACGGCGAGAAGTGGTGCTAAAACCAGAAATTCTCATTCGTCGCTCCTGTGGGTGTCAGCGATAA
- a CDS encoding YlbF family regulator yields MKNLMLSEEIKSSLQDFAEKLIATSFFQTFQQSRSNLTNNQEALELLQRWNEKQRELSEIASERDLQEKDFMEVEAIREAIFKNVILMNYFKAQDELVTFLKEVNRELSNILGFDFALSAAQPDPEEETWE; encoded by the coding sequence GTGAAAAATTTGATGCTTAGCGAAGAAATTAAATCATCACTTCAAGATTTCGCCGAGAAACTTATAGCAACAAGCTTCTTCCAGACTTTTCAACAAAGCCGTTCTAACTTGACCAACAATCAGGAAGCCCTGGAACTTCTACAGCGCTGGAATGAAAAGCAGAGAGAACTCAGTGAAATTGCCTCTGAAAGAGATTTGCAAGAAAAGGATTTCATGGAGGTAGAAGCCATTCGCGAAGCAATATTCAAAAATGTAATACTTATGAACTATTTTAAAGCTCAGGATGAATTAGTTACCTTCTTAAAAGAAGTAAACAGAGAACTAAGTAATATTCTGGGTTTTGATTTTGCCCTTTCTGCTGCTCAGCCCGATCCCGAAGAAGAAACTTGGGAATAA
- the epsC gene encoding serine O-acetyltransferase EpsC — translation MNRISIGKLAKELVQSYRSTERITNIEKRQFPSRSQVIKITEELRELLFPGYLGRTDLCWNNVEYFVGNKLDRLFTLLSEEIAKAFGSLSVGEAEEEFHSFLCSCRERACRETELFFSKLPKIREMLEDDVQAAYDGDPAAKSIEEIIFSYPCVLAISVYRMAHELFLQEIPLIPRMMTEYAHALTGIDIHPGARIGRSFFIDHGTGVVIGETCEIGDNVKIYQGVTLGALSFPKDERGKIIRGTKRHPTIESGVTIYAGATILGGNTVIGKNSVVGGNVWLTHSIPPNTKVIIEEPRLRIVENKSS, via the coding sequence ATGAATCGGATATCTATAGGGAAACTGGCTAAAGAGCTGGTTCAAAGTTATAGGAGTACAGAACGTATTACCAATATAGAAAAAAGACAGTTTCCTTCTCGGAGTCAGGTTATTAAAATTACTGAAGAATTGCGAGAATTGCTTTTCCCCGGTTATTTAGGAAGAACTGATTTGTGCTGGAATAACGTTGAGTACTTTGTCGGTAACAAGCTGGACCGTCTATTTACATTACTGAGTGAAGAAATTGCCAAAGCTTTTGGTAGTTTATCGGTAGGGGAAGCGGAAGAAGAATTCCATTCTTTTTTGTGCAGCTGCCGTGAGAGAGCTTGCAGAGAAACAGAACTTTTTTTCTCCAAACTTCCCAAAATTAGGGAGATGCTTGAAGACGATGTTCAGGCGGCTTATGATGGTGATCCGGCAGCAAAAAGTATTGAGGAGATTATTTTCAGTTATCCTTGTGTACTGGCTATTTCCGTCTATCGTATGGCTCACGAGCTCTTCTTGCAGGAAATACCGCTGATTCCCCGCATGATGACGGAATACGCCCATGCCCTGACTGGTATAGATATCCATCCTGGTGCCAGAATTGGGAGAAGCTTCTTTATCGACCATGGAACTGGCGTGGTCATTGGGGAAACCTGCGAAATTGGAGATAATGTGAAAATATATCAGGGAGTTACCCTGGGTGCTCTCTCTTTCCCCAAGGATGAGCGAGGCAAAATAATTAGGGGGACTAAGAGACACCCCACTATTGAAAGCGGCGTTACCATTTATGCTGGAGCAACCATTCTTGGTGGTAATACAGTGATTGGTAAAAATAGTGTTGTGGGCGGTAACGTCTGGCTTACGCATTCCATACCTCCCAACACTAAAGTCATCATAGAAGAACCACGCCTTAGAATAGTGGAAAACAAATCCTCCTGA
- a CDS encoding anti-sigma factor — protein MNCKEAVEKLYFYLDGEVLTEEERRALEEHLNLCRACCQRYEFEKLLWNLVRQNGQRESVPQTLIMRIENVLARF, from the coding sequence ATGAATTGTAAAGAAGCTGTGGAGAAACTCTATTTTTATCTCGATGGTGAAGTGCTTACCGAAGAAGAACGTAGAGCCCTGGAAGAACATCTGAATTTGTGCCGTGCTTGTTGTCAGCGTTATGAGTTTGAAAAGCTTCTCTGGAACCTGGTCCGTCAGAATGGCCAGCGAGAGAGTGTTCCTCAAACTCTCATTATGCGCATCGAAAATGTATTGGCGCGCTTTTAA
- a CDS encoding sigma-70 family RNA polymerase sigma factor has translation MMSSIKEDQKKAFQELLMPQLGALYRTALRMTRRREDAEDLVQETIMKAYAAFDRFEPGTNFRAWIFKILTNTFINDYYRVRDREKHSSLEEMAEDVNFQPQFEGFTPEEVLLNTLTREDVLRAIESLPLEFRSVVILTLVEGFSYKETAEILDIPIGTVMSRLHRGRKILQKLLWEYSNKNKSTRSKVENEL, from the coding sequence ATGATGAGTTCTATTAAGGAAGACCAGAAAAAGGCTTTTCAAGAGTTGCTTATGCCCCAGTTGGGGGCGCTTTACAGGACAGCCTTACGCATGACTCGTCGTAGGGAAGATGCTGAGGATCTGGTGCAAGAAACCATTATGAAGGCTTACGCTGCGTTTGACCGCTTTGAACCGGGCACCAACTTTCGAGCCTGGATCTTCAAGATTTTAACCAACACATTTATAAATGATTATTACCGGGTTCGGGATCGAGAAAAGCACTCTTCTCTGGAAGAAATGGCAGAGGATGTTAATTTTCAGCCTCAGTTCGAAGGGTTTACGCCTGAGGAAGTGCTTTTAAACACCCTAACCAGAGAAGATGTGTTACGGGCCATTGAAAGTCTTCCACTCGAGTTTAGATCGGTAGTTATTCTCACCTTGGTTGAGGGGTTTTCATATAAAGAAACGGCTGAAATTCTCGATATCCCTATTGGCACAGTTATGTCGCGCTTACATCGTGGAAGGAAAATTTTACAGAAATTGCTTTGGGAATATTCGAATAAGAATAAGTCCACAAGGAGCAAGGTAGAGAATGAATTGTAA
- a CDS encoding ferritin family protein — protein MELQELLQRALKMEEDGRNFYLEGAGRVKNQLAKEVLNHLADDELDHIERIKEGYERITKNEPFATKEIQGLKRSSREYFENIFTEAQKKSQELIKHEAEELDILKTALDLESKSHQFYSEQIGEQSDEQVKQFLDFLASEEYRHYNLIFNTIQYITNPTDWYYQEEKPIFEGG, from the coding sequence ATGGAACTTCAAGAACTTCTACAACGTGCTTTAAAGATGGAAGAAGACGGACGTAACTTTTATCTTGAAGGCGCAGGGCGTGTCAAAAACCAGCTTGCCAAGGAGGTCTTAAACCACCTTGCTGACGACGAACTGGACCACATCGAAAGAATCAAAGAAGGGTATGAGCGAATAACCAAAAACGAGCCTTTCGCTACTAAAGAAATTCAAGGATTAAAAAGATCTTCTCGCGAATATTTTGAAAACATTTTTACTGAGGCTCAAAAAAAATCCCAAGAATTGATTAAACACGAGGCCGAAGAACTGGATATTCTAAAAACCGCTTTAGACCTGGAATCCAAGTCTCATCAGTTTTATTCAGAACAAATAGGAGAGCAAAGCGACGAGCAAGTTAAGCAATTTCTTGACTTCCTGGCTTCGGAAGAGTATCGACATTATAACTTGATTTTTAATACCATCCAGTATATAACCAATCCCACTGATTGGTATTATCAAGAAGAAAAGCCCATCTTCGAAGGGGGTTGA
- a CDS encoding folate family ECF transporter S component, whose amino-acid sequence MHIRTRSLVFGGILIAISIVLTRFASIRVNFGAVEGIRIGFGTFPIIFAGFCFGPLIGALVGAFSDILGYILSPGGPYMPHFTLSSALYGMIPGFFAMASYLSERSRILGGILVSQLFVGLLLTPFFLTTLFGIPWKFLIIPRLVSTPVQIIAYFYIFQVLRRSSFANELLFRECAR is encoded by the coding sequence ATGCATATAAGGACTCGTTCCCTGGTCTTCGGAGGCATTTTAATTGCGATTTCTATCGTACTTACCCGTTTTGCCAGTATCAGAGTAAATTTTGGAGCTGTAGAGGGAATCAGAATAGGTTTTGGTACTTTCCCTATTATCTTTGCTGGTTTTTGCTTTGGTCCTTTGATAGGAGCTCTGGTTGGTGCTTTTTCGGATATTCTGGGCTATATTCTTAGTCCTGGGGGCCCTTATATGCCTCATTTTACGCTTTCTTCTGCGCTTTATGGAATGATCCCGGGGTTCTTTGCAATGGCATCTTATCTTTCTGAGCGTTCGCGAATCCTGGGAGGCATTTTGGTTTCTCAACTGTTTGTAGGTCTTCTGCTCACACCTTTCTTTTTAACTACTTTATTTGGTATTCCCTGGAAGTTTTTGATTATACCGAGGTTGGTGAGCACACCAGTGCAAATTATCGCTTATTTTTATATTTTTCAAGTGTTGAGGAGAAGTAGTTTTGCTAATGAATTGCTTTTCCGCGAATGTGCACGTTGA